In a genomic window of Cynocephalus volans isolate mCynVol1 chromosome 1, mCynVol1.pri, whole genome shotgun sequence:
- the ZSWIM3 gene encoding zinc finger SWIM domain-containing protein 3, translating into MELGSCFKTYEDFKECFNAYKKENRCSFILRDCVSVRFHNLNHGTSIREDILYVQVKFVCIRTQSNRKRTREADMCPAYLLLRYNERLDRLFISELNTKHIHSGSQTACPGGDTTGKSQKTMCLQKLQPVQPTNKKDLDTAEKSPVEPSFCLDKVHIPSKPEQEGITPSDLAKIAKVMKNFLKVDEGSMASFSVGNSQDLDRLSFQSSKMSDLFIRFPENLLLHRVENAQGHILYAFLVENKERESRVVHFAVLRAETATSVAKMLGIFTEFNSDWPKVKVVFVDPAFSHWAILQEIFPAARILLSIYHTTRLLEKKLHRSSANPSFKRLMKEALREAVFVTSDASLKNLCQMSQALLDEDLFSFLQAHWFSCELLWYMHVRKGLHACNTYMDSLDIVTSKVSSLFREQQSLLDCILHFVDYIDSFNTKGLKNLPTAPPKLKRARPASMPPKSKKAFGICGESLTRLPVEEAKPDPQQVQLQQKPQVQPYQGGMLDTLHQSGSELAYKLCHNEWEVVQNSTHLVDMAGSSVDVQLLEDSQQVSKDGCSCSCSFQQWYHLPCRHILALLHTSQQPVGEAMVCRRWQKKYQHLLGPNGEPQDHGVVPNADQPEKQGRKDMIQDLSRELANLLMQTEGPELEERYSTLNKIVNIWANSCEPAESNQQPGGFKDVGRLPFLWGKQEEGEGLPPAAAMIHD; encoded by the coding sequence ATATGTGCAGGTGAAATTTGTCTGTATTCGGACCCAGTCAAACAGGAAGAGAACACGGGAGGCAGACATGTGCCCAGCGTACTTGCTTCTGCGGTACAACGAGAGACTAGATAGACTATTTATCAGTGAACTAAACACCAAGCATATACATAGTGGCTCCCAAACTGCTTGTCCTGGAGGTGACACCACTGGCAAATCTCAAAAGACAATGTGCCTGCAGAAACTCCAGCCTGTGCAGCCCACAAACAAGAAAGACCTTGACACAGCTGAGAAGTCCCCAGTTGAACCGTCTTTTTGCCTAGATAAGGTACACATACCCTCAAAGCCAGAGCAAGAGGGCATCACTCCTTCTGACCTGGCCAAGATAGCAAAAGTGATGAAGaattttcttaaggtagatgAGGGTTCCATGGCCTCTTTCAGTGTGGGCAACAGCCAAGACCTGGACCGGCTCAGTTTCCAGAGCAGCAAGATGAGTGACCTGTTCATCCGCTTCCCAGAGAATCTCTTGCTGCACCGAGTGGAGAATGCTCAGGGCCACATCCTCTATGCTTTCTTGGTGGAAAACAAGGAACGAGAGAGCCGGGTAGTACACTTTGCTGTGCTTAGGGCTGAGACAGCCACCTCTGTGGCCAAGATGCTGGGCATCTTCACAGAGTTCAACTCCGATTGGCCCAAGGTCAAGGTGGTCTTTGTGGACCCTGCATTCTCTCACTGGGCCATCCTGCAGGAGATCTTTCCTGCTGCCCGCATCCTCCTTTCCATCTACCACACAACTCGACTCTTGGAGAAGAAGTTGCATCGTAGTTCGGCAAATCCATCCTTTAAAAGGCTCATGAAGGAAGCCCTGCGGGAAGCTGTGTTTgtcacttcagatgccagcctGAAAAATCTCTGTCAGATGTCCCAAGCCCTTTTAGATGAGGATCTCTTCAGCTTCCTGCAGGCCCACTGGTTCTCCTGTGAACTGCTGTGGTATATGCATGTTAGGAAGGGCCTTCACGCGTGTAACACCTACATGGACAGCCTAGACATTGTCACTAGCAAGGTATCAAGCCTCTTTCGGGAACAACAGTCCCTACTAGACTGCATCCTCCACTTTGTGGATTACATAGACTCCTTTAATACCAAAGGTTTGAAGAACTTGCCCACAGCTCCTCCCAAGTTAAAGAGAGCCCGGCCAGCAAGCATGCCTCCAAAGTCCAAGAAGGCTTTTGGAATCTGTGGAGAAAGCCTCACCAGGCTCCCTGTGGAAGAGGCAAAGCCAGACCCACAGCAGGTGCAGTTGCAGCAGAAGCCACAGGTGCAGCCCTACCAGGGTGGCATGCTAGACACCTTGCACCAGAGTGGCTCTGAACTAGCCTACAAGCTGTGCCACAATGAGTGGGAGGTGGTACAGAACTCCACCCACCTAGTGGACATGGCCGGCTCCTCAGTGGATGTTCAGCTGCTAGAGGACTCTCAGCAGGTTAGCAAAGATGGCTGTAGCTGCAGCTGTTCCTTTCAACAATGGTACCACCTGCCATGCCGGCACATTTTAGCCCTGCTGCACACCAGTCAGCAGCCAGTAGGTGAAGCCATGGTGTGCCGTCGGTGGCAGAAGAAGTACCAGCACCTCCTTGGGCCCAATGGGGAGCCCCAGGACCATGGTGTGGTCCCAAACGCAGACCAGCCTGAGAAGCAAGGGCGGAAGGACATGATTCAGGACCTAAGCAGGGAGCTAGCAAACCTGCTAATGCAGACTGAGGGACCAGAGCTGGAGGAACGCTATTCCACACTGAACAAGATTGTGAATATCTGGGCTAACTCTTGTGAGCCAGCTGAGTCCAATCAGCAGCCAGGAGGCTTTAAGGATGTGGGCCGCCTCCCTTTCCTCTGGGgaaagcaggaggaaggggagggactCCCTCCTGCTGCTGCCATGATTCATGATTAA
- the ZSWIM1 gene encoding zinc finger SWIM domain-containing protein 1, whose translation MALTMLNGLLIKDLSPPMLLHQVSKTPQLDTFNFQSCFMQGVFAHFPEILFIHRTYNPRGKVLYTFLVDGPRVQLEGHLARVVYFAIPAKEDAEGLAQMFQVFKKFNPAWERVCTILVDPHFLPLPTLAMEFPTAEVLLSAFHICKFLQGKFYQLSLERPVERVLLTSLQSTMCSATAGNLRKLYMLLSNCIPPAQLPELHSHWLLNDRIWLAHRWRSRAESSHYFQSLEVTTRVLSQFFGTTPFEKQGMASLFRYMQQNSGDKASFNLCLSLPNNHAPSDASPESPKLEQVVESRIQHSLNAICTGPAAQLCLGELAVVQKSMHLIGSGSEKMNIQILEDTHKVQPQPPASCSCYFNQAFHLPCRHILAMLNSRQQVLQPNMLPAQWTAGCATSLDGILGSKWSETLDKHLAVTLLTEEVGRLLQHCSQEEFERRYGTLRELADSWIGPYEQVQL comes from the coding sequence ATGGCCCTAACAATGCTGAATGGGCTCCTGATTAAGGACTTGAGCCCACCCATGCTTCTGCACCAGGTTAGCAAGACTCCCCAGTTGGATACCTTCAACTTCCAGAGCTGCTTTATGCAGGGTGTCTTTGCCCATTTCCCTGAGATCTTATTTATCCACAGGACCTATAACCCAAGGGGCAAAGTGTTATATACCTTCCTGGTGGATGGACCTCGGGTGCAGCTGGAGGGTCATCTTGCCCGGGTAGTCTACTTCGCCATCCCTGCCAAGGAGGATGCTGAAGGCCTGGCCCAGATGTTCCAAGTGTTCAAGAAGTTTAACCCAGCATGGGAGAGAGTTTGTACCATTCTGGTGGATCCCCACTTCCTTCCACTGCCCACCCTGGCCATGGAGTTCCCCACAGCTGAGGTCCTGCTCTCAGCCTTCCACATTTGTAAGTTCCTCCAGGGCAAGTTCTATCAGCTGTCCCTCGAACGGCCTGTGGAAAGGGTGCTACTGACTTCCCTGCAGAGCACAATGTGCTCAGCCACGGCAGGCAACCTGAGGAAGTTGTATATGCTCCTGAGCAACTGCATCCCCCCAGCCCAGCTGCCTGAGCTCCATTCACACTGGCTGCTCAACGACCGCATCTGGCTGGCCCACCGCTGGAGAAGCCGAGCTGAGAGCAGCCACTACTTCCAGAGCCTCGAGGTTACCACCCGTGTCCTCAGCCAGTTCTTTGGCACCACCCCTTTTGAGAAACAAGGCATGGCCTCTCTGTTCAGATACATGCAGCAGAACTCTGGAGACAAGGCAAGCTTCAACCTGTGCCTGAGTCTCCCAAATAATCATGCCCCCTCAGATGCTAGCCCTGAGAGCCCCAAGTTGGAGCAGGTGGTAGAATCCCGCATCCAGCACTCCCTCAATGCCATCTGCACAGGGCCAGCAGCCCAGCTCTGCCTGGGAGAGCTTGCTGTGGTCCAGAAATCCATGCACCTCATTGGCTCTGGCTCAGAAAAGATGAACATACAGATCCTAGAAGACACCCACAaggtccagccccagccccctgccAGCTGCAGCTGCTACTTTAACCAGGCCTTCCACCTACCCTGCCGCCACATACTTGCCATGCTTAATTCTCGCCAGCAGGTGCTCCAGCCCAACATGCTGCCAGCTCAGTGGACAGCAGGCTGTGCCACCAGTCTAGATGGCATCCTGGGCAGCAAGTGGAGTGAGACCCTGGATAAGCACCTGGCAGTGACTCTCCTCACTGAGGAGGTGGGTCGGCTCTTGCAGCACTGCAGCCAGGAGGAGTTTGAGCGGAGGTACGGCACCCTGCGGGAACTGGCCGACAGCTGGATCGGCCCTTATGAGCAGGTCCAACTCTGA